One Oryzomonas sagensis DNA segment encodes these proteins:
- the recR gene encoding recombination mediator RecR yields the protein MLTKSSSLMRLVGELKKLPGIGERTALRLAFHLLKSPHNMTALAESLEEVRTRVHACSNCFAVTEDDPCAICTGNRDGGTICVVENSQDLMALERSNAYQGMYHVLEGAISPLGGIGPSDLRIPELLERVGRDGVHEVVIATNFTVEGEATALYLTKALKPYGVKVTRLAHGIPLGSDIEFVDAATVQWALQGRNEL from the coding sequence ATGCTAACAAAATCTTCCTCATTGATGCGTCTGGTTGGAGAACTGAAGAAGCTGCCCGGTATCGGCGAACGCACGGCCCTGCGGCTGGCGTTCCATCTTCTCAAATCTCCCCACAACATGACGGCGCTGGCGGAATCCCTTGAGGAGGTCCGCACCAGGGTTCACGCCTGCTCCAACTGTTTTGCCGTTACCGAGGATGACCCCTGCGCCATCTGCACCGGCAACCGGGACGGCGGCACGATCTGCGTGGTGGAGAACTCCCAGGATCTGATGGCCCTGGAACGGAGCAACGCCTACCAGGGGATGTACCATGTCCTCGAGGGGGCGATCTCGCCCCTGGGCGGCATCGGCCCGTCCGACCTGCGCATTCCCGAACTGCTGGAGCGGGTCGGACGCGACGGGGTCCATGAGGTGGTCATCGCCACCAACTTTACGGTGGAGGGGGAGGCGACGGCCCTGTATCTGACCAAGGCGCTCAAGCCGTACGGGGTCAAGGTCACGCGCCTGGCCCACGGTATCCCGCTGGGAAGCGATATTGAATTCGTCGATGCGGCGACGGTGCAGTGGGCGCTCCAGGGGCGAAACGAACTGTAG
- a CDS encoding septal ring lytic transglycosylase RlpA family protein, which translates to MTGRPTIYLLVAGIALLLTCAATPAVAAGAEPVKLEEALEGLILKSSPLEPMEGFASYYAKRFEGRRTTSGHRYHPDKLTAAHESLPLGTVVRVVNPATHQEVHVTITDRCARKAFHFIDLSRAAAKKIGLWGKGRIKVVIIPLLQEKLEKPT; encoded by the coding sequence ATGACAGGACGCCCAACCATATATCTGCTTGTTGCCGGGATCGCGCTGCTGCTGACGTGTGCCGCCACGCCTGCCGTCGCCGCCGGGGCGGAGCCGGTCAAGCTGGAGGAGGCGCTCGAGGGGCTCATCCTGAAGAGCAGCCCGCTGGAGCCGATGGAAGGGTTCGCCTCCTACTACGCCAAGCGCTTCGAGGGACGCAGGACCACGTCGGGTCACCGCTATCATCCCGACAAACTGACCGCCGCCCATGAAAGTCTGCCCTTGGGCACCGTGGTGCGGGTCGTCAACCCGGCCACCCACCAGGAGGTGCATGTCACGATCACCGACCGTTGCGCCAGAAAGGCCTTCCACTTCATCGACCTGTCCCGCGCGGCGGCCAAGAAGATCGGTTTGTGGGGCAAGGGCAGGATCAAGGTCGTGATCATCCCCCTGTTGCAGGAAAAACTGGAAAAGCCCACCTAA
- a CDS encoding ATP-binding protein produces MGQYAEQVVTSKLFKQFDALVNYEDIVEADVTTLKQLVLDTADFVGPYLDRIRITFQQYTEHDLRHLCNVADLVYRFLPKQQGSPQNGLSQVEAIRLNAVELAFLWLAILLHDAGMFVSDKEKEETLKSEDYLHYLRHCQDQVTAAHKAREQGLEVKARTIEDALLAEYFRRLHPERVYPFITEKLSHTTPLKFRDVSLYNDIAELCESHAWGVRESNNPRDLNKCVARMEPNRRIKSFRVNLRYLACCLRLGDILDFDRSRTPLPVYEEIDFTEDASFKEWNKHLSIEGWNVDEHRVLFEARCTHPAYYVAVHDFLNWVDEELRECRYLLDDAPAGDEEKYSLKLAHAADRRQVRMSDSRYVAGGFRFQLEYEEIMRLLMDKSLYPDSTLFLRELLQNALDACRYQEALAKDADMADKYKPRIMVWDYSEDPVSPRVIFQDNGIGMSQQHVENFFLRVGKSFYRSPEFLAERQRLASHNVHLDACSQFGIGFLSCFLGGDTITVETWRYGNAPLKITITGPNKYFLIERLPEPTGTIQFKSPSNELEDGPPWFSGTRITVHLKEGWHVCTDKPGRSIVHQTLETFAVNQEYDILVYREATGKPETIERRRWEKAEPLFCNKPTPKKTALFPFLAPLVFNLQDYSDELRGQAAIWMLKGPDGNPAPECGFLSIMRRSYEAGISVRINSTVLELFNEICRLIRFTEAKDRKSITNFVVNDILFKSFDTDELFDNLCDKHKLREEIEEFIANNEDDFIELTSKERNLISRLCKIISKQPNIEIGKLEWHQSIDCVHSLVIGDITALIKSMRTNGIPDLGSPLRFEKQQLLGLFGINVPGLIVSWEPAKGAASQRTILPDSVSMRIDAYGALAPKPSASRLFVPDEYSLALRIAIGRALVRYTTTIFHEHRSDPVWKRWYHGFLKRSAPIEDAILEEIATINDFIDIECCIQGELSTLKPRQLVDVFGETALVIKRGGNLKETGIFGSEISKDGIFDTLFLPTTHWILKFFPRVKTPDGKEAFDLKPIREKLGM; encoded by the coding sequence ATGGGACAGTACGCCGAACAAGTCGTTACGAGCAAGCTCTTCAAACAATTCGATGCCCTCGTCAACTATGAGGATATAGTCGAAGCCGATGTTACCACTTTGAAGCAGCTTGTTCTGGATACCGCAGACTTCGTTGGTCCGTATCTGGATCGTATTCGCATTACTTTTCAGCAGTATACGGAACACGACTTGCGCCATCTATGCAATGTCGCCGATTTGGTCTACCGTTTTCTTCCCAAACAACAAGGCTCCCCCCAAAACGGCTTGTCACAGGTCGAAGCTATCCGCCTGAACGCGGTTGAACTGGCTTTTCTTTGGCTCGCAATCCTTCTGCACGACGCGGGAATGTTTGTCAGCGACAAGGAAAAAGAAGAAACACTGAAATCCGAAGATTACTTGCACTACTTGCGCCACTGCCAGGATCAGGTTACGGCGGCCCATAAGGCCCGTGAACAAGGGCTGGAAGTAAAAGCCCGCACCATCGAAGACGCCCTGTTGGCCGAATATTTCCGACGCCTGCATCCAGAACGGGTTTACCCTTTTATTACTGAAAAACTAAGCCACACAACTCCTCTCAAATTCCGCGATGTATCGCTATACAACGACATTGCCGAACTATGCGAAAGCCATGCATGGGGGGTGCGCGAGTCAAATAACCCTCGCGATCTGAATAAGTGCGTCGCCCGCATGGAACCGAACCGTCGTATCAAATCGTTTCGCGTCAATCTCCGCTATCTGGCTTGTTGCCTCCGTTTGGGAGATATCCTGGACTTCGACAGATCGCGCACCCCCTTGCCAGTATACGAGGAGATCGACTTCACTGAGGATGCGTCATTCAAGGAATGGAATAAGCATCTGAGCATTGAAGGTTGGAACGTGGACGAACACCGTGTGTTGTTTGAGGCGCGTTGCACTCACCCCGCATACTATGTGGCGGTGCATGATTTTCTGAATTGGGTTGATGAAGAGTTACGCGAATGCCGCTATCTGCTGGACGATGCCCCTGCCGGTGATGAAGAAAAATACTCCCTGAAGCTTGCCCATGCAGCCGACCGGCGGCAGGTGCGTATGAGTGACAGCCGTTACGTGGCCGGCGGGTTTCGTTTCCAACTCGAATACGAAGAGATCATGCGGCTGTTGATGGACAAGAGCCTCTATCCCGACTCAACTCTTTTCCTGCGGGAGTTATTACAAAACGCCCTGGATGCCTGCCGCTATCAGGAGGCCTTGGCTAAGGACGCCGACATGGCGGACAAATACAAGCCGCGTATCATGGTCTGGGATTATAGCGAAGATCCGGTTTCACCACGAGTCATTTTTCAGGACAACGGCATTGGCATGTCGCAACAACATGTAGAGAACTTTTTCCTGCGGGTCGGCAAGAGTTTCTACCGGTCCCCCGAGTTCTTGGCGGAGCGCCAGCGTTTGGCCAGCCACAACGTCCACCTGGACGCTTGTTCCCAATTCGGTATCGGCTTTCTCTCCTGCTTTCTGGGAGGTGACACAATAACGGTGGAGACGTGGCGCTATGGTAATGCACCGCTTAAGATCACTATCACAGGACCGAACAAATATTTTCTGATTGAGCGCTTGCCGGAGCCGACAGGCACGATTCAGTTCAAATCACCCAGCAATGAGTTGGAAGACGGGCCACCTTGGTTCTCCGGCACACGGATTACGGTGCACCTTAAGGAGGGATGGCACGTATGTACCGATAAACCGGGGCGAAGCATTGTTCACCAAACGCTCGAGACCTTTGCGGTAAACCAAGAGTATGACATTCTTGTGTATCGTGAGGCGACCGGTAAGCCCGAGACAATTGAGCGTCGTCGCTGGGAAAAAGCAGAGCCATTGTTTTGTAACAAACCAACCCCCAAAAAAACTGCGCTATTTCCTTTTCTAGCCCCGTTAGTATTCAATCTGCAAGATTACTCGGACGAGCTACGGGGACAAGCTGCCATATGGATGCTAAAAGGCCCTGACGGCAACCCTGCCCCTGAATGTGGTTTTCTTTCTATAATGAGAAGAAGTTATGAAGCAGGCATTAGCGTTCGTATTAATTCTACTGTCCTTGAACTTTTTAATGAAATATGCCGCTTAATAAGATTTACCGAGGCCAAAGACAGGAAATCAATAACTAATTTTGTTGTGAATGATATTTTGTTTAAATCGTTTGATACTGATGAATTGTTTGACAATTTATGTGATAAACACAAATTAAGAGAAGAAATAGAAGAGTTTATTGCCAACAATGAAGATGACTTCATTGAATTGACATCAAAAGAACGTAATTTAATTTCGCGTTTATGTAAAATTATATCAAAACAACCCAATATAGAAATTGGAAAACTCGAATGGCATCAAAGTATAGATTGTGTGCATTCATTAGTAATTGGTGACATAACCGCATTGATCAAGTCCATGCGAACTAATGGCATTCCTGACCTTGGCTCTCCTTTGAGATTTGAAAAACAGCAATTGCTTGGATTGTTTGGTATCAACGTACCCGGACTAATCGTTAGCTGGGAGCCCGCAAAAGGAGCCGCAAGTCAGCGCACCATACTTCCCGACAGTGTTAGTATGAGGATCGATGCTTACGGAGCGCTTGCTCCAAAGCCGAGCGCCAGCAGATTGTTTGTCCCTGACGAATACTCTCTGGCTCTACGTATTGCCATTGGCCGTGCTCTCGTGCGATACACGACGACCATTTTTCATGAGCACCGATCTGATCCTGTTTGGAAGCGTTGGTACCATGGTTTTCTGAAAAGATCGGCCCCAATTGAAGATGCCATTTTGGAAGAGATCGCAACAATAAACGATTTCATAGATATAGAGTGTTGCATACAGGGAGAACTCAGCACATTAAAACCTAGACAACTGGTTGATGTTTTTGGAGAAACTGCGCTGGTAATTAAAAGAGGTGGAAACCTGAAAGAGACGGGAATATTCGGATCCGAAATAAGCAAAGATGGTATATTCGATACTCTTTTTTTACCTACAACACATTGGATTTTAAAATTTTTCCCTCGTGTAAAAACGCCCGACGGAAAAGAGGCTTTCGACCTTAAGCCCATACGCGAAAAACTTGGGATGTGA
- a CDS encoding complex I NDUFA9 subunit family protein has product MRVFIAGGTGFVGEHVSRELLRQGHQLCLLVHRRAAPSEGVEQVEGDVTRPEGFGQAVAGCDAVLNLVGIIREFPGRGVTFERLHVQATATMLAAAKQAGIRRYVQMSALGTRPDAVSSYHRTKFRAEELVRNSGLDWTILRPSLIFGPKDAFVGMLARQLRLAPVAPVIGSGAYRLQPIHADDVARCFALALEMPATIGQCYELCGNDRLRYVDLLDAVAAALGKPAPFKPRLPLGVMRLAIPALQGIPGFPITMDQLQMLVEENICDGRWKQTFGFEPKGFREGIGEYLTT; this is encoded by the coding sequence ATGAGGGTATTCATCGCAGGTGGAACCGGTTTTGTCGGTGAACATGTGTCCCGTGAACTGCTCCGGCAGGGGCACCAACTGTGTCTGCTGGTACACCGGCGGGCCGCGCCCTCAGAAGGTGTCGAACAGGTGGAGGGGGACGTCACCCGCCCGGAGGGCTTTGGGCAGGCCGTTGCCGGATGCGACGCCGTGCTGAACCTGGTGGGCATCATCCGTGAGTTCCCCGGCAGGGGGGTGACCTTCGAACGGCTGCACGTGCAGGCCACGGCCACCATGCTGGCGGCCGCCAAACAGGCCGGCATCCGGCGCTATGTGCAGATGTCGGCCCTGGGGACGAGGCCGGATGCCGTCTCGTCGTACCACAGGACCAAGTTCCGGGCCGAGGAGCTGGTGCGTAACAGCGGCCTCGACTGGACCATCCTGCGCCCCTCCCTGATTTTCGGCCCCAAGGACGCCTTCGTCGGCATGCTGGCCCGCCAGCTGCGCCTGGCGCCGGTGGCGCCGGTCATCGGCAGCGGGGCGTACCGTCTCCAGCCGATCCATGCCGACGACGTGGCCCGCTGCTTCGCCCTGGCCCTGGAGATGCCCGCGACCATCGGCCAGTGCTATGAGTTGTGCGGCAACGACCGCCTGAGGTATGTGGATCTGCTGGATGCGGTTGCCGCTGCCCTGGGCAAACCGGCACCGTTCAAGCCCCGCCTCCCCCTGGGGGTGATGAGGCTGGCCATTCCGGCCTTGCAGGGCATCCCCGGATTTCCCATCACCATGGACCAGTTGCAGATGCTGGTGGAGGAAAATATCTGCGACGGCCGCTGGAAGCAGACCTTTGGCTTCGAGCCCAAGGGGTTCAGGGAGGGGATCGGCGAATACCTCACCACATAG
- a CDS encoding helix-turn-helix transcriptional regulator produces MQKGKPAKKYSQAGRLHSIIRLFEARRGMTLDDLAEECGVDRRTIHRDLNAVEEAGYTLTSEWQGGKKVYSFLTKSRNIPPITFTLPQLMSLYLLRSLGVYLAGTPFQAEIEELFRAITSVLPDRYAAHLDRIARVSLPILHGARDYSAAAGYFEGLQRALLHQYRVRLSYAKKGRDEHDEYETDPYTLVFHKGGIYLLGYAHNRKAMRLFALERIRGIEVTRQRFEIPEGYQPEAHFRSAFGLVNDTPMKVRVRFSPDVAHAVKERIWMPGQKIRTDRDGRVTVEFEAAGEMELVSWILSYGMHAEVLDPPELRREVKRQVREMRQYYRSREKKQERAVKQ; encoded by the coding sequence ATGCAGAAAGGAAAACCGGCCAAGAAGTATTCCCAGGCGGGCCGACTGCACAGCATCATCCGGCTGTTCGAGGCCCGGCGGGGCATGACCCTGGACGATCTGGCGGAGGAGTGCGGCGTTGACCGGCGCACCATCCACCGCGACCTGAACGCCGTGGAGGAGGCAGGCTACACCCTCACCTCCGAGTGGCAGGGAGGGAAAAAGGTCTACAGCTTTCTGACCAAATCCCGCAACATCCCCCCCATCACCTTCACCCTCCCCCAGTTGATGTCCCTCTACCTGCTGCGCTCCCTGGGCGTCTACCTGGCAGGCACTCCCTTCCAGGCGGAGATCGAGGAGTTGTTCCGCGCCATCACCTCGGTCCTGCCCGACCGCTACGCGGCCCACCTGGACCGGATCGCGCGGGTCTCCCTGCCGATCCTCCACGGAGCCCGGGACTACTCCGCCGCGGCCGGCTATTTCGAGGGGCTGCAACGCGCCCTGCTGCACCAGTACCGGGTCCGGCTGAGCTATGCCAAAAAAGGGCGGGACGAACATGATGAGTACGAAACCGACCCCTACACCCTGGTCTTCCACAAGGGGGGCATCTACCTGCTGGGGTATGCCCACAACCGCAAGGCCATGCGCCTGTTCGCCCTGGAGCGGATCCGCGGGATCGAGGTAACCCGGCAACGGTTCGAGATCCCCGAGGGCTACCAGCCGGAAGCCCATTTCAGAAGCGCTTTCGGCCTGGTCAACGACACGCCCATGAAGGTCAGGGTCCGTTTCTCGCCGGATGTGGCCCATGCGGTGAAGGAACGCATCTGGATGCCAGGGCAGAAGATCAGGACTGACAGGGATGGTCGGGTAACGGTGGAGTTCGAGGCCGCCGGCGAGATGGAACTGGTCTCCTGGATACTTTCCTACGGCATGCACGCCGAGGTGCTCGACCCGCCCGAGTTGCGGCGTGAGGTGAAACGCCAGGTGCGCGAGATGCGCCAATATTACCGCAGCAGGGAAAAGAAACAGGAGAGAGCGGTTAAGCAGTAA
- the dnaX gene encoding DNA polymerase III subunit gamma/tau produces the protein MSYVVLARKYRPQTFSELTGQEHVSRTLQNAIDTGRVAHAFLFTGARGVGKTSSARILAKALNCEQGLTTEPCNVCPICKEITDGTSTDVFEIDGASNTGVDDVRDLRDNIKYLPSHSRYKIFIIDEVHMLSTSAFNALLKTLEEPPAHVKFIFATTEPHKVPVTILSRCQRFDFKRILLPKLIERLRFIAGEEGISISDAALAMIARKGDGSMRDSLSVFDQVLAFCGNSVSDEDVATMIGAVDRRLLAEISAAVFAGDTQGVLAGVKRVDGVGYNMRQFCQELIDHFRNLLVIRSVKSPEEILDLAEAELEELRRQAGGFSAQEIQRRLTLLLKAETEMAYATFPRLILEIALLKAATLVPVIPIQELLEKIKGLETGAVHTPALPWDAVRPAAPAATAAAAPPHRPAPPRDEPASQPVAAAAQQPPVRPQARGGYADWERFVAFCIEKRPANGSVLEHGSPLKLEPGQMEIGFPAGYYLDMAQDADFIAEIRTLAQEFTGHETVLRIKAIRPETGETPQSLAEKKKSDNEHLMEELKREVAGHPVINEAARIFGGIVTDVRKA, from the coding sequence TTGTCCTACGTTGTTCTCGCCCGTAAATATCGCCCCCAGACCTTCTCAGAGCTGACCGGCCAGGAGCATGTCAGCCGTACGCTGCAAAACGCCATCGATACCGGCCGGGTTGCCCATGCCTTCCTGTTCACCGGCGCCCGGGGCGTCGGCAAGACCAGTTCGGCCCGCATCCTGGCCAAGGCGCTCAACTGCGAGCAGGGACTGACCACCGAGCCGTGCAACGTCTGCCCGATCTGCAAGGAGATCACCGACGGCACCTCCACCGACGTCTTCGAGATCGACGGCGCCTCCAATACGGGCGTGGACGACGTGCGCGACCTGCGCGACAACATCAAGTATCTCCCCTCCCACAGCCGGTACAAGATCTTCATCATCGACGAAGTTCACATGCTCTCCACCAGCGCCTTCAACGCCCTGCTGAAGACCCTGGAGGAGCCGCCGGCCCATGTAAAGTTCATCTTTGCCACCACCGAGCCCCATAAGGTTCCGGTCACCATCCTCTCCCGCTGCCAGCGTTTCGATTTCAAACGCATCCTGCTGCCGAAGCTGATCGAGCGTCTGCGCTTCATTGCCGGCGAGGAGGGCATCTCCATCAGCGACGCCGCCCTGGCCATGATCGCCCGCAAAGGCGACGGCAGCATGCGCGACTCCCTGTCGGTCTTCGATCAGGTGCTGGCTTTCTGCGGCAACAGCGTGAGCGACGAGGACGTGGCCACCATGATCGGGGCGGTGGATCGCCGCCTGCTGGCCGAGATTTCCGCTGCGGTCTTTGCCGGCGACACCCAGGGGGTGCTGGCCGGCGTGAAACGGGTGGACGGGGTCGGTTACAACATGCGCCAGTTCTGCCAGGAGTTGATCGACCACTTCCGCAATCTCCTGGTGATCCGCTCGGTGAAGAGCCCCGAGGAGATCCTCGATCTGGCCGAGGCGGAACTGGAAGAGCTGCGCCGCCAGGCGGGGGGCTTTTCGGCCCAGGAGATCCAGCGCCGCCTGACCCTCCTCCTGAAGGCGGAAACGGAGATGGCCTACGCCACCTTCCCCCGCCTGATCCTGGAAATTGCGCTGCTCAAGGCGGCCACCCTCGTGCCGGTCATCCCGATCCAGGAGCTGCTGGAGAAGATCAAGGGGCTCGAAACCGGCGCGGTCCATACCCCTGCGCTCCCTTGGGACGCCGTCCGGCCGGCCGCTCCGGCGGCTACCGCCGCCGCTGCGCCGCCGCACCGTCCGGCGCCGCCCCGTGACGAGCCGGCGTCGCAACCGGTCGCCGCAGCCGCCCAACAGCCGCCGGTGCGACCGCAGGCGCGGGGAGGGTACGCCGACTGGGAGCGTTTTGTGGCGTTCTGCATCGAGAAACGCCCGGCCAACGGGTCGGTGCTGGAGCACGGCAGCCCGCTCAAGCTGGAACCGGGGCAGATGGAAATCGGCTTCCCGGCCGGCTATTATCTCGACATGGCCCAGGATGCGGATTTCATCGCCGAGATCAGGACGCTGGCACAGGAGTTTACGGGGCATGAGACGGTGCTCAGGATCAAGGCGATCAGACCCGAAACCGGTGAAACCCCCCAGTCGCTGGCCGAAAAAAAAAAGAGCGATAACGAACACCTGATGGAGGAGCTGAAGCGGGAGGTAGCAGGACACCCGGTGATCAATGAGGCGGCACGGATCTTCGGCGGCATTGTTACGGATGTCCGCAAGGCGTAG
- a CDS encoding YbaB/EbfC family nucleoid-associated protein yields MSKGLASIMKQAQMIQQKMARLQEEASQRTAEASSGGGAVNVQVNGKNEIVSLSIKKEAVDPNDVEMLQDLIIAAVNEAMKSVHSEISEEMSKITGGMNIPGLF; encoded by the coding sequence ATGTCAAAAGGTTTGGCAAGCATCATGAAACAGGCCCAGATGATTCAGCAGAAAATGGCGAGGCTCCAGGAAGAGGCCAGCCAGCGGACGGCCGAAGCGTCATCGGGCGGCGGTGCGGTGAACGTTCAGGTCAACGGCAAGAACGAAATAGTTTCACTTTCGATAAAAAAGGAAGCCGTTGACCCGAATGATGTGGAAATGCTGCAAGACCTTATTATCGCTGCGGTAAATGAAGCAATGAAAAGCGTCCACAGCGAGATCTCCGAGGAGATGTCCAAAATCACCGGCGGCATGAACATCCCGGGGCTCTTCTAG
- a CDS encoding YqaA family protein, whose amino-acid sequence MLHDWLNQPGYTALFALSFLASTLLPLGSEWLLVLMLVKGYEPLTTVATATAGNYLGAVTTWLIGMYGGRWLIEKVLRISQEQEERARSRYRRYGAFSLLFSWLPVIGDPLCMVGGMMRINFGLFSVLVASGKLLRYAVTAWITLRIAR is encoded by the coding sequence ATGCTGCACGATTGGCTCAATCAGCCGGGATACACGGCCCTGTTCGCCCTGAGCTTCCTGGCCTCGACCCTGTTGCCGCTCGGTTCGGAGTGGCTGCTGGTGCTGATGCTCGTCAAGGGGTACGAGCCGCTGACGACGGTGGCAACGGCCACTGCCGGCAACTACCTGGGGGCGGTGACGACCTGGCTGATCGGCATGTACGGCGGACGCTGGCTGATCGAAAAGGTCCTGCGCATCTCGCAGGAACAGGAGGAACGCGCCCGCAGCCGCTACCGCCGGTACGGTGCCTTTTCCCTGCTCTTCTCCTGGTTGCCGGTGATCGGCGATCCGCTCTGCATGGTGGGGGGGATGATGCGCATCAACTTCGGGCTCTTTTCGGTCCTGGTGGCGTCGGGGAAATTGCTGCGCTACGCGGTGACCGCCTGGATAACCTTGCGGATAGCCCGCTGA
- the recD gene encoding exodeoxyribonuclease V subunit alpha — MAFPGIIVAAMIYLPGPRFRYLRPVMANADEAMYIGTRTRKNRLTVFNGTAYENSFGKTRQGTSAAMTESLQLSSLDRHFADFIHRIDPHPCEELWLAAALVSNATCRGNICLDPTALRGTEIVSQHASDRQWRISDPAHWLGALEPCVTVGRPGDYAPLVLDGGRLYLHRSWEYERQVADGILLRSVARTVDDGNLSAALERYFPSARGGEPDQQREAARLALTRGVAVVSGGPGTGKTATVARILALVAELAHEPPRIVLATPTGKAAMRLKRSIMQTTEQLPLPESLRRMLPTEVVTIHRLLGAVPGKASYRHNRENRLECSVLVVDEASMVDLPLMARLLEALPDSARLVLLGDRDQLASVEAGAVLADICSGPAASGVGEPGRPAVVQLSRSYRFGRDSGIGNLSRLVNAGDGAAALDLLVSGRYGDVVWRPLPAGQAFGQLFRERVRLGYAAYSRARTPGAALDELDRFRVLAPHREGAWGVESLNRLCRDALGLHGRDDRLLPVMVTGNNYELGLFNGDTGVMMDDPASGGLAAWFNDPDGTLRRLSPLRLPPHESAFALTVHKSQGSEFDRVLLILPERVSEALSRELLYTAVTRARSHVEIWGTEEVFLRTVERRTVRSSGLRERLWGENRPR, encoded by the coding sequence ATGGCCTTTCCGGGGATCATCGTGGCCGCCATGATTTACCTCCCCGGTCCGCGGTTCCGATATCTGCGCCCGGTCATGGCCAATGCCGACGAAGCCATGTATATCGGCACGCGCACCCGCAAGAACCGTCTGACCGTTTTCAACGGCACGGCGTATGAAAATTCCTTCGGGAAAACACGACAAGGGACAAGCGCCGCCATGACCGAAAGCCTTCAACTGAGCAGCCTGGACCGGCATTTTGCAGATTTTATCCACCGCATCGACCCCCACCCCTGCGAAGAACTCTGGCTGGCGGCGGCCCTGGTGAGCAACGCAACCTGCCGGGGGAACATCTGCCTCGACCCGACTGCGCTCCGCGGAACCGAGATCGTGTCGCAGCACGCCTCGGACCGCCAATGGCGGATATCCGACCCCGCCCACTGGCTGGGGGCGCTCGAACCGTGCGTGACGGTCGGCCGGCCGGGCGACTATGCACCCTTGGTGCTGGATGGCGGCCGCCTCTACCTGCACCGCAGTTGGGAGTACGAACGGCAGGTGGCCGACGGCATCCTGCTGCGCAGCGTGGCGCGAACGGTGGACGACGGGAACCTGTCCGCCGCCCTGGAGCGCTATTTCCCCTCCGCACGCGGCGGTGAGCCCGATCAGCAGCGGGAAGCCGCCCGGTTGGCCCTGACCCGGGGGGTCGCCGTGGTATCGGGCGGCCCCGGCACCGGCAAGACCGCTACCGTGGCCCGCATCCTGGCCCTGGTCGCCGAACTGGCCCACGAACCGCCGCGCATCGTCCTGGCGACCCCCACCGGCAAGGCAGCCATGCGCCTGAAGCGGTCCATCATGCAGACCACGGAGCAACTGCCGCTCCCCGAGAGCCTTCGGCGGATGCTGCCGACGGAGGTGGTCACCATCCACCGCCTGCTGGGCGCCGTGCCGGGAAAGGCCTCCTACCGCCACAATCGCGAAAACCGCCTGGAGTGCTCCGTGTTGGTGGTGGACGAAGCCTCCATGGTCGATCTGCCGCTCATGGCGCGGTTGCTGGAGGCGTTGCCCGACAGCGCCCGTCTGGTCCTGCTGGGCGACCGGGATCAGCTCGCCTCGGTGGAAGCGGGCGCCGTACTGGCCGACATCTGTTCGGGGCCGGCCGCTTCTGGCGTCGGGGAGCCGGGCCGTCCCGCGGTGGTCCAGTTGTCCAGAAGTTACCGTTTCGGCCGCGACAGCGGTATCGGCAACCTGAGCCGCCTGGTCAATGCCGGTGACGGCGCGGCGGCCCTGGACCTGCTCGTGTCCGGGAGGTACGGCGATGTGGTCTGGCGTCCCCTGCCCGCCGGCCAAGCCTTCGGCCAGCTCTTCAGAGAACGCGTACGGCTCGGCTACGCCGCCTACAGCCGTGCCCGGACCCCCGGGGCGGCCCTGGACGAACTGGACCGCTTCCGGGTCCTCGCCCCCCACCGTGAAGGGGCCTGGGGGGTGGAAAGCCTGAACCGGCTCTGCAGGGATGCGTTGGGACTGCATGGCCGGGATGACCGCCTGCTGCCGGTCATGGTAACGGGCAACAATTATGAGTTGGGGCTGTTCAACGGCGACACCGGTGTCATGATGGACGACCCGGCTTCGGGCGGCCTGGCCGCCTGGTTCAACGACCCGGACGGGACGCTCCGCCGTCTCTCTCCCCTGCGCCTGCCGCCCCATGAAAGCGCGTTCGCCCTGACCGTCCACAAGAGCCAGGGCTCGGAGTTCGACCGGGTGCTCCTGATCCTGCCGGAACGCGTTTCGGAAGCGTTGAGCCGTGAGCTGCTCTATACCGCGGTTACGCGGGCCAGGTCCCATGTGGAGATTTGGGGGACCGAAGAGGTCTTTCTCCGCACGGTGGAGCGGCGTACCGTCAGGAGTTCGGGACTTCGGGAACGGTTGTGGGGCGAAAACCGGCCCCGGTAA